The proteins below come from a single Zea mays cultivar B73 chromosome 8, Zm-B73-REFERENCE-NAM-5.0, whole genome shotgun sequence genomic window:
- the LOC100192605 gene encoding Tetraspanin-6 translates to MHSQHLYPLPHRRLSNTMIGYLNLVTLVASIPIIGAGLWLAHGSAAVTCESALQTPLLAIGFIVLLISLAGFIGACYHVTWALWLYLLAMLLLVLALLGITVFGLAVTAGGGGGRQVPGRPYREFRITDYSAWLQRHVEVDRYWRAALACVVGSRACPRIAAWTPLDYLQHNLTPIQSGCCKPPTSCTYNEQGIPIAAPAQDEEDCYRWNNAPSVLCYQCDSCKAGVLEQVRRDWHTITILNVIVLVLLIAIYSCGCCAFRNARRADYTYGGMSSKTNPRWDYFWSRWWNGHREQLY, encoded by the exons ATGCATTCGCAGCACCTATACCCACTACCACACCGGCGTTTGAGCAACACGATGATAGGCTACCTGAACCTGGTGACGCTGGTGGCATCCATCCCCATCATCGGTGCAGGGCTGTGGCTGGCCCATGGCTCTGCGGCGGTGACATGCGAATCCGCACTGCAGACGCCGCTCCTAGCCATCGGGTTCATCGTCCTCCTCATCTCCCTGGCGGGCTTCATCGGCGCATGCTACCATGTGACATGGGCGCTGTGGCTCTACCTCCTGGCCATGCTGCTGCTCGTCCTCGCCCTGCTCGGGATCACAGTCTTTGGCCTGGCAGtcacggccggcggcggcggcggcaggcaaGTGCCCGGCAGGCCCTACCGGGAGTTCCGGATCACAGATTACTCGGCTTGGCTCCAGAGGCATGTCGAGGTCGATCGCTACTGGCGGGCAGCGCTCGCATGCGTGGTCGGGTCAAGAGCCTGCCCCAGGATAGCCGCCTGGACTCCCCTGGACTACCTCCAGCATAATCTCACGCCGATACAG TCTGGATGCTGCAAGCCACCGACATCATGCACATACAACGAGCAAGGCATACCCATCGCTGCGCCGGCGCAAGACGAGGAGGACTGCTACCGGTGGAACAATGCCCCCAGCGTCCTGTGCTACCAGTGCGACTCGTGCAAAGCCGGAGTGCTGGAGCAGGTGCGCCGAGACTGGCACACCATCACCATCCTCAATGTCATCGTCCTTGTTCTACTCATAGCCATCTACTCCTGTGGCTGCTGTGCTTTCCGCAATGCTCGCCGTGCCGACTACACATACGGTGGCATGTCGTCCAAGACCAATCCACGATGGGATTACTTCTG GTCAAGGTGGTGGAATGGCCATAGAGAGCAGCTGTATTAA
- the LOC103636254 gene encoding uncharacterized protein, giving the protein MADSRGIASKSADKDSTSTRPARLRVMRQEVKDFLTSPRRSRPKKQPPPPHPPPPLEEKVKERKKGKEKAATEEEKFERAQYSCAFQDEGDGGRDFAPPELVWGKVRSHPWWPGQVFDAADASEIALQHRKAGAPLIAYFWDRTFAWSDSSALLPFCANFTRLSTQSTMSSFVSAIDSALLEVERRVEAGLSCGCFSSNIATKQEVQNSGIRQGAYGAAIDSVYTRDAFHGKTFLDYISALGKKPLAGADLLDLATAKAQLRAFNRSRGSRDLPEFVMFEGIAEITEMTHTKGERMHKSEDDVLSKEKKSRRAGSSRRKGEALPEAANDDAIDEDSNGGAGNDTLSQGEKSKRVKSSSKKKTDIYKHLYGLKTDSVADSRTLDKKGVDDVLSERKSGRTLRSTSKKEDALEGLKRLAKHGIEELAGKSKDAPVLKENNQRHGAGSAHKGRITEDGYHRLGDCNAEDLTSPSKRRLGHNENSIIKPVTISEHGRKKKKLSELMAAIGRPNSVSGGKSKARGKRSLHGLAEKPEDADRHSKDTLMTRKRKKLNTLGDLSSQSEPLSPKKSTKVGELMSKAAGSNMLQAAPAVKAISAVSQTKPRRAKHRQVNAADKSPRHMKVNRGNSKAASKESLSCGEMLRQISLAACGLKQREEIAPSSVNFFTDFRKNSIFSSSDVDERMPEKATNAESTPSEQPIVDHMQDDYWSDILINVEEPLSSLKKKIYKSKKRANKKAPQVKKPPVNSLATAENADEPRSEGNQDTENGEQLRNKTKLFSANGSQQNGTKSGEEMENSFLSGLVLHFSRPSDVPSCSDLIKIFSQYGPVNEAKAEVANSTSSAQVIFKRRMDAEAAFAGAGKISALGPALTSFRLTDFPASASGNKASHGA; this is encoded by the coding sequence ATGGCGGATTCGCGAGGAATAGCTTCCAAGAGCGCTGACAAGGATAGCACCTCCACTCGCCCGGCGCGCCTCCGCGTCATGCGCCAGGAAGTCAAGGATTTTTTGACGAGTCCTCGCCGTAGCCGCCCCAAGAAGCAGCCGCCTCCGCCTCATCCCCCGCCGCCACTGGAGGAGAAGGTGAAGGAGAGGAAGAAGGGAAAGGAGAAGGCAGCGACGGAGGAAGAGAAATTCGAGCGCGCGCAATACAGCTGTGCCTTCCAGGACGAGGGCGATGGGGGCCGCGACTTCGCGCCGCCGGAGCTGGTCTGGGGTAAGGTGCGGAGCCACCCCTGGTGGCCCGGACAGGTattcgacgccgccgatgcgtCAGAGATCGCACTGCAGCACCGGAAAGCCGGCGCCCCGCTCATCGCCTACTTCTGGGACAGGACCTTCGCGTGGAGCGACTCTTCTGCGCTGCTCCCCTTCTGCGCCAACTTTACGCGACTATCCACCCAGAGTACTATGTCTAGCTTCGTCTCCGCCATCGACTCCGCGCTGTTGGAGGTTGAGCGACGCGTAGAGGCTGGCCTCTCGTGCGGTTGCTTCAGTTCCAACATTGCCACGAAGCAGGAGGTTCAAAACTCCGGTATCCGGCAAGGGGCGTATGGTGCGGCGATAGACTCTGTCTACACGAGGGATGCCTTCCATGGCAAAACATTTCTTGACTACATCTCAGCACTAGGAAAGAAGCCACTAGCCGGTGCTGATCTTCTTGACCTAGCCACCGCCAAAGCACAGTTGAGGGCATTCAATCGTTCAAGGGGTTCAAGGGACCTTCCTGAGTTTGTGATGTTTGAGGGCATTGCGGAGATTACAGAGATGACACACACAAAGGGAGAAAGGATGCACAAGAGTGAGGATGATGTTCTGAGCAAGGAGAAGAAATCGAGGCGCGCTGGGAGTTCACGTAGAAAAGGAGAGGCTTTACCAGAGGCTGCAAATGATGATGCTATAGATGAAGACAGCAATGGAGGGGCAGGAAATGATACGTTGAGTCAGGGGGAAAAGTCAAAGCGTGTGAAgagttcatcgaagaagaaaacagACATTTACAAACATTTATATGGACTCAAAACTGATTCTGTTGCTGACAGCAGAACACTGGACAAGAAGGGAGTAGATGATGTTTTGAGCGAGAGAAAATCTGGGCGCACACTGCGATCCACGAGCAAGAAGGAAGATGCATTAGAGGGTTTGAAAAGGCTGGCAAAGCATGGAATTGAGGAATtagcaggaaaaagcaaagatgcCCCCGTTCTTAAAGAAAACAATCAGAGGCATGGTGCAGGCTCTGCACACAAGGGTAGAATCACAGAGGATGGGTATCATAGACTTGGAGATTGCAATGCTGAGGATCTAACTTCTCCAAGCAAGAGAAGATTGGGGCATAATGAAAACTCAATAATCAAGCCAGTGACCATCTCCGAGCATGgtaggaagaagaagaaactttCTGAACTCATGGCAGCTATAGGCAGGCCTAATTCTGTATCGGGTGGTAAGAGCAAAGCTCGAGGGAAGCGTTCGTTGCATGGTTTAGCTGAGAAACCTGAGGATGCTGATCGCCACTCTAAGGATACATTGATGACTAGGAAAAGAAAGAAGCTCAACACATTAGGGGATTTATCTTCACAGTCAGAGCCTCTCTCTCCTAAGAAGTCCACAAAGGTTGGAGAACTGATGAGCAAAGCAGCTGGGAGCAACATGTTACAGGCAGCACCTGCTGTCAAAGCTATTAGTGCAGTGTCTCAGACGAAACCACGTAGGGCTAAGCACAGGCAAGTAAATGCTGCAGACAAATCTCCACGTCATATGAAGGTAAATCGGGGGAACAGCAAAGCCGCTAGTAAGGAGTCTCTATCTTGTGGAGAAATGCTACGGCAGATCTCATTAGCAGCATGTGGTCTTAAGCAGAGAGAGGAAATTGCTCCTTCAAGTGTTAATTTCTTTACCGATTTTAGGAAGAACTCCATTTTTTCTAGTTCTGATGTCGATGAGAGGATGCCTGAGAAGGCAACCAACGCCGAGTCCACTCCTTCAGAACAGCCCATTGTTGATCATATGCAGGATGACTATTGGTCCGACATTCTCATTAATGTGGAGGAGCCGTTATCTAGCCTCAAAAAGAAGATATATAAGAGTAAGAAAAGAGCAAACAAGAAGGCACCTCAGGTTAAGAAACCTCCTGTTAATTCATTGGCGACTGCAGAAAATGCGGATGAGCCAAGGAGTGAAGGCAACCAAGATACAGAAAATGGGGAACAACTTAGGAACAAAACGAAGCTGTTTTCTGCAAATGGATCTCAACAGAATGGGACAAAATCTGGTGAAGAGATGGAAAATAGCTTTCTGTCTGGACTGGTGCTGCACTTCAGCAGGCCAAGTGATGTTCCATCATGCAGTGACCTTATCAAGATCTTTAGCCAATACGGTCCTGTTAATGAAGCCAAGGCAGAGGTTGCAAACAGTACCAGCTCTGCTCAGGTGATCTTCAAGAGGCGCATGGATGCTGAGGCAGCGTTTGCAGGTGCTGGGAAGATCAGTGCCCTTGGACCAGCCCTTACGAGCTTTCGTCTCACCGACTTCCCAGCAAGTGCTTCAGGAAATAAAGCTTCACATGGTGCATGA